From a single Drosophila sulfurigaster albostrigata strain 15112-1811.04 chromosome 3, ASM2355843v2, whole genome shotgun sequence genomic region:
- the LOC133842450 gene encoding uncharacterized protein LOC133842450 produces the protein MCDQDKSDCDSYEVKAPQGHTFVVSPVSATPILTAVPVMKPASPTLTQLVEQPASQLEEEQEQPCCSSQAVVPLSSSLPSKLLRLHAKRSAQALLHQMESLDSQFGSGSEDAPSSPSAPPLSPPPVSTTSDDKLMDVGMGSSIGDSEESEEDDELKPLAVDNHIMHEPEQSERQVSPPAVPLSEANLEKFRKHQMDNIYLHPNFSLDASPPPAVAPANSPVLETRRPHRSFLSLKKPAEEESKVEPAAATPDQSPQPELPNEIDTLDPALVPSEELAAEITDAVEFYFSNESILKDAFLLKHVRRNKEGYVSLKLVSSFKRVRQLTREWKVVGDAVRRKSHKIELNEQGTKVRRLEPLPSFDETMPSRTIVACDLPLDKLSIEKVSDLFSKCGEIALIRILKPGMAIPVDVRQFMNKYPELQQKECALVEYLESSSARDARHLAGPFQVYEMVAPKKKTGKKAAVIQVAAPVARMVENYRYYNEANCERTRGGSFSGLPSHEPMHDLRFKLKRNNSDFQPSYYQQQQHLQQQQPHHHQLPNYHSHGHGGYQHYQPRGSIGLEQQQQPPSPGFFGYAPRRYSNTSTISASTAAALGEPLASPSAFVAPTNNNNSSSNGNNNNSNPINPVSSLQRRLSNCSEQNFAPESMSRRASNCSETGAPQRRDSNCSESCPCSRRVSDFGQSEAYRKTSVCSNGSCPGQGERRYSNGSMQFERSFSNASDGNGFYRRPSNDFNVVEREREPDQLVGGGGGGYQVWPRRYSNNFQQQMSSKLAAYDNAQYIGGRRISTDSGYDRRYSFGSEFEGSPRSRTGSFLSSYKHGGGPGSDFDGQPRSRTGSFLDGSPRSRSGSFAQRAAESLVRTPMGPDGSKGFGQRARKFGQAVSPVN, from the coding sequence atGTGCGATCAGGATAAAAGCGATTGCGACTCCTACGAGGTGAAGGCGCCTCAGGGTCACACCTTTGTGGTCAGTCCCGTCTCAGCGACTCCCATACTCACCGCTGTGCCCGTAATGAAGCCAGCCTCGCCCACGCTGACGCAGCTGGTGGAACAGCCAGCGTCCCAGCtggaggaggagcaggagcaacCATGCTGCAGCTCACAGGCTGTGGTGCCATTGTCCTCGTCACTGCCCTCGAAGTTGCTGCGTTTGCATGCCAAACGTTCAGCTCAGGCTCTGCTCCATCAAATGGAATCGCTGGACTCGCAGTTCGGTTCGGGATCTGAGGATGCGCCCTCGAGTCCCAGTGCACCGCCTCTATCGCCGCCACCAGTGTCCACGACCAGCGACGACAAGCTCATGGATGTGGGCATGGGTTCGTCCATCGGCGACTCTGAGGAATCCGAGGAGGATGACGAACTCAAGCCGCTAGCCGTCGACAATCACATCATGCACGAGCCGGAGCAAAGCGAGCGTCAGGTGTCGCCGCCAGCTGTGCCGCTGAGCGAGGCAAATTTAGAGAAGTTCCGCAAGCATCAGATGGATAACATCTATCTGCATCCCAACTTTAGTCTGGATGCCTCGCCGCCACCAGCTGTGGCGCCAGCCAATTCGCCAGTGCTGGAAACTCGTCGGCCGCATCGCTCGTTCCTTAGCCTAAAGAAACCCGCCGAGGAGGAGTCCAAAGTGGAgccggcagcagcaacgcccGACCAGTCACCACAGCCAGAGTTGCCCAACGAGATTGATACGCTGGATCCAGCGTTGGTCCCGAGTGAGGAGCTAGCTGCCGAGATCACCGATGCTGTCGAGTTTTACTTCTCCAATGAAAGCATACTCAAGGATGCCTTCCTGCTGAAGCATGTGCGACGCAATAAGGAAGGGTACGTCAGTCTCAAGCTCGTGTCCAGCTTCAAGCGTGTTCGTCAACTGACACGTGAATGGAAGGTGGTGGGAGATGCAGTGCGTCGTAAGTCCCACAAGATCGAGCTGAATGAGCAGGGCACCAAGGTGCGACGCCTCGAACCGTTGCCCAGTTTCGATGAGACGATGCCATCGCGCACGATTGTCGCTTGCGATCTGCCACTGGACAAACTGAGCATTGAGAAGGTCTCGGATCTGTTCTCCAAGTGTGGCGAGATTGCCCTGATACGCATCCTCAAGCCTGGTATGGCCATACCCGTGGATGTGCGTCAGTTCATGAACAAGTACCCGGAGTTGCAGCAGAAGGAATGCGCGCTTGTTGAGTACCTGGAATCATCCTCGGCCCGCGATGCTCGCCATCTGGCGGGACCTTTCCAGGTCTATGAGATGGTGGCGCCCAAGAAGAAGACGGGCAAGAAGGCGGCAGTGATTCAGGTGGCTGCACCCGTTGCTCGCATGGTTGAGAACTATCGCTACTACAACGAGGCCAACTGCGAGCGCACGCGTGGCGGCAGCTTCTCTGGCTTGCCCAGCCACGAGCCGATGCACGATCTGCGTTTCAAGCTGAAGCGCAACAACTCGGACTTCCAGCCGAGCTactatcaacagcagcaacacttgcagcagcagcagccacatcatcatcagctgccCAACTATCATAGCCATGGACATGGTGGCTATCAGCACTATCAGCCACGTGGCAGTATTGgcctggagcagcagcagcagccgccatCGCCAGGTTTTTTCGGCTATGCGCCGCGACGTTACAGCAATACGTCCACAATCTCGGCCAGCACGGCTGCTGCCTTGGGCGAGCCTTTAGCCTCGCCCTCGGCTTTCGTCGCtcccacaaacaacaacaacagcagcagcaacggcaacaacaacaacagcaatccaATTAATCCGGTCAGCAGCTTGCAGCGTCGTCTGTCCAACTGCTCCGAGCAGAACTTTGCGCCCGAGTCGATGTCACGTCGTGCCAGCAACTGCTCCGAGACAGGAGCTCCACAGCGTCGCGACTCAAACTGCTCCGAGAGCTGTCCTTGCTCTAGACGCGTCTCGGACTTTGGCCAGTCGGAGGCATACCGCAAGACTTCGGTGTGCTCCAATGGCAGCTGTCCGGGTCAGGGCGAGCGACGTTACTCCAATGGCTCGATGCAGTTCGAGCGCAGCTTCTCCAATGCCAGCGATGGCAATGGCTTCTATCGTCGTCCCTCAAATGACTTCAATGTGGTCGAGCGTGAACGTGAGCCAGATCAGCTGGTGGGTGGAGGCGGCGGTGGCTATCAGGTGTGGCCCAGACGCTACTCGAACAACTTCCAGCAGCAGATGAGCAGCAAGCTGGCTGCCTACGATAATGCTCAGTACATTGGCGGACGTCGCATCTCCACAGATTCGGGCTACGATCGTCGCTACTCCTTTGGCTCCGAGTTCGAGGGATCGCCACGCTCCCGCACCGGCAGCTTCCTTAGCAGCTATAAGCATGGCGGTGGTCCGGGAAGCGACTTCGATGGACAACCTCGCTCGCGTACTGGCAGCTTCCTCGACGGTTCGCCACGCTCCCGTTCCGGCTCATTTGCTCAGCGTGCTGCCGAGAGTTTGGTGCGCACTCCGATGGGTCCGGATGGCAGCAAGGGATTCGGCCAAAGAGCTAGGAAGTTTGGTCAGGCTGTGTCGCCGGTCAACTAG